A window from Megalobrama amblycephala isolate DHTTF-2021 linkage group LG21, ASM1881202v1, whole genome shotgun sequence encodes these proteins:
- the asb14a gene encoding dynein axonemal heavy chain 12, which translates to MDLEPSRGIFDDDVATQLMIEQSLLQRHKQCQIKSAVSGDARRIIQISPEREKIFSAIKHGDENALRKLAVHQHAFSEEDDTGFLPLHEAAIQNNQNILQITFTASPEDAKHRKTHMGKTALFLAVEKGLLDNACFLLDNGSSPDSLDKEEDSPLVVAVRNNHYDMTKLLLNFSARVNQEGAHRRTALHEAARLGLTDFVDLLLKYGAHPDARSSYGLTPLALAAQAGHLEIIRTLLRRGADVESQAQDSATILFEASASGNPDVISLLLEYGADANVPKHTGHLPIHRVAHRGHVKALALLIPITSWEAVDDSGISPLHSAAAGGHTQCLEMLLKAGYDPNFMLHPWVRRSYDDKRQSALYFAVSNDDIASARVLLEAGAMPNQDPVKCLQVALRLGNYELINMLLRYGANVNYFCRVNTTHFPSALQYALKDEVVLRMLCNYGYDVERCFDCPYGDGSHVPDGYEGWSDTVIKDTLFCEVICVSWLKHLTGSVVRIMLDYVDHATFCSKLKAVLMEQKQWTEICQIQENVRCLQHLCRLKIRACLGRLRLRAPIFMSFLPLPDRLKQYILYREYDLYSQKSQTQSK; encoded by the exons ATGGATTTGGAACCATCCAGAGGGATTTTTGACGATGATGTGGCGACTCAACTCATGATCGAACAGAGTCTCCTGCAGCGCCACAAGCAATGCCAGATCAAGAGCGCTGTGTCTGGTGACGCCCGCAG GATCATTCAGATCAGCCCTGAGAGAGAGAAGATATTCAGTGCAATAAAGCATG GTGATGAAAACGCCCTCCGTAAGCTGGCTGTCCATCAGCATGCCTTCTCTGAAGAGGACGACACAGGCTTCCTGCCCTTACATGAGGCCGCCATACAGAACAACCAGAACATCCTCCAGATCACATTCACGG CCTCTCCTGAGGATGCAAAGCACAGAAAGACTCACATGGGCAAGACCGCTCTCTTCTTAGCTGTGGAAAAAGGTCTTTTGGACAACGCTTGTTTCCTGCTGGACAACGGCAGCAGTCCAGACAGCCTGGATAAAGAGGAAGACTCGCCTCTCGTTGTAG CTGTAAGAAATAACCACTATGACATGACAAAGCTTCTGCTCAACTTCAGCGCCAGAGTTAACCAGGAGGGGGCGCACCGCAGGACTGCCCTGCATGAAGCCGCTCGACTGGGCCTGACGGATTTCGTGGATCTGCTGTTGAAGTACGGAGCTCATCCTGATGCCAGAAGCTCCTACGGCCTGACCCCGTTAGCACTGGCTGCACAGGCGGGACACCTGGAGATCATCCGAACGCTTCTCCGGAGAG GTGCTGATGTGGAGTCTCAGGCTCAGGATAGCGCAACCATACTGTTTGAGGCGTCTGCTTCAGGAAACCCTGACGTCATATCATTACTGCTGGAGTACGGGGCGGATGCAAACGTGCCCAAACACACGGGACACCTTCCCATCCACAGAGTGGCCCATCGTGGACATGTGAA GGCTCTGGCTCTCCTGATTCCCATCACGTCGTGGGAGGCGGTGGATGACAGTGGAATCAGTCCTCTTCATTCAGCAGCGGCTGGAGGACACACACAGTGTCTGGAGATGCTGCTGAAAGCTGGTTACGACCCCAACTTCATGCTTCACCCATGGGTGCGGCGCAGCTATGATGACAAGCGCCAATCTGCGCTGTACTTCGCCGTATCCAATGACGACATCGCCTCCGCCAGAGTTTTACTGGAGGCTGGAGCGATGCCCAACCAGGACCCCGTCAAATGCCTCCAGGTGGCGCTGCGTCTGGGCAACTATGAGCTTATCAACATGTTGCTTCGATATGGAGCCAATGTGAATTACTTCTGCAGGGTGAACACCACTCACTTCCCCTCGGCCTTACAGTACGCTCTGAAGGACGAGGTGGTGCTGCGGATGCTGTGTAACTATGGTTACGATGTGGAGCGATGCTTTGACTGTCCGTACGGGGACGGATCACATGTGCCTGATGGTTATGAGGGCTGGAGTGATACTGTCATTAAAGACACCCTG TTCTGTGAGGTCATTTGTGTTTCATGGCTGAAGCATCTCACAGGAAGCGTGGTCCGCATCATGCTGGATTACGTAGATCACGCGACCTTTTGCTCCAAACTGAAGGCTGTGCTCATGGAGCAAAAACAGTGGACTGAAATATGTCAAATTCAAG